The following coding sequences lie in one Prochlorococcus marinus XMU1419 genomic window:
- a CDS encoding TerC family protein, with amino-acid sequence MDSAAINSFIPTLDQVDSWYEIFTLLPILIALELLLSADNAVALASLTKSLNSSELRSRALNIGITISLLFRIILIILSNVLLKFILIRIFAGFYLIYLFLSNVFFKSDIENHENGNDNFKNNFRFLRVVALLSITDFAFSIDSITTAVAISDQYILIIFGAVIGVLALRFTSGIFLKLLDIFSRLETAGYVAILIVGIKLLLNTLIKESILPDYYFYILILFAFIWGFSKKEPKT; translated from the coding sequence ATGGATTCAGCCGCAATAAATTCTTTTATACCCACACTAGATCAGGTGGATAGTTGGTATGAAATCTTTACACTTTTGCCAATATTAATTGCGCTAGAATTATTATTATCGGCTGATAATGCTGTCGCACTAGCTTCTCTTACTAAATCACTCAACAGTTCGGAATTAAGGTCAAGAGCCTTAAATATTGGTATAACAATATCTTTATTATTTAGAATTATTCTCATCATATTATCTAATGTTCTTCTCAAGTTTATTCTTATTAGGATTTTTGCTGGTTTTTATTTAATATACTTATTCTTATCTAATGTTTTTTTTAAATCAGATATAGAAAATCATGAAAATGGCAATGATAATTTTAAAAATAATTTTAGATTCTTAAGGGTTGTAGCACTTCTTTCAATTACTGATTTTGCATTTTCTATAGATAGTATTACTACTGCAGTGGCTATCAGCGATCAATATATATTAATTATATTTGGAGCAGTAATTGGGGTATTAGCATTAAGATTTACTTCGGGAATTTTTCTAAAACTTCTGGATATATTTTCTAGATTAGAAACAGCCGGTTATGTAGCAATTTTAATTGTTGGGATTAAGCTTTTGCTAAATACGTTAATAAAGGAGTCTATACTTCCAGACTATTATTTTTATATTTTGATTCTCTTTGCTTTTATTTGGGGATTTTCTAAAAAAGAACCTAAAACTTAA
- the mfd gene encoding transcription-repair coupling factor, producing the protein MSLNTLINYISNSQITYELIKRVSKNRELNIIGSSRYAKSIILDSISKKENKNILLICPNIEIAYKWIGYFESINDKEVLYYPPTEHLPYSSINKSKEIEFTQLTVLAKLIKKERKELNIVISTERSLQPHLINKNLLIENKLDLQKGIRIEIQELANKLTLLGYKKEDVTSTEGFWSRRGEIVDIYPVNNELPIRLEFFDNVIEKIREYDPNTQKTLESINNIEIIQAGLDLLIKDKLNNLSKNRIFNSEDTNKNNLDRYLGIIEKEPSNIIDFINKETILVIDESEDCEKFANNWYLDSESNFDNCAFELNENLKNNGINRKAKPNLHLKFDKILNSLKNFNLIKFHEFETKNNINNRFLLNDKRINSYSKNIGKLSIDINKNINNKEKVWILSAQPLRTRTLLFEHECNTNFLNNPYDIDEASKSINNSTPLIVKNKNNYEIEGFYLPIWKIVLITDKELFSQQSLFNNVFIRRKKRSINSNINVNKISPGDYIVHKNHGIGKFLKIEKINITGDSRDYLVIQYQDGKISVAADQLGSINRYRASGKIKPKINKLGGTEWERIKDKNKKQIKKVAFDILKLYAKREKLKGHIYPADGPWQDELEESFPYQPTPDQITAVKEIKSDMESDKPMDRLVCGDVGFGKTEVAVRAIFKAITSGKQVILLAPTTILAQQHWRTIHNRFSPYPIKVSLLNRFKTVNERKEIYEGLKNQKIDLVVATHQILGKEIEIDNLGLLVIDEEQRFGVRHKEKIKKIKTNLDVLTLSATPIPRTLYMSLSGLRQMSLLNTPPPSRRSIKTYLSEIDMDVIRTAINQELDRGGQIFYVLPRISDIDQAVNKLKNMFPILKIIVAHGQMNETDLENAMIAFNNGEVDLMVCTTIIESGLDIPNVNTIIIEDSHKFGLSQLYQLRGRVGRSGIQAHAWLFYPNINKINDAAKQRLKAIKDFSELGSGYQLAMKDMEIRGVGSLLGEEQSGKVNAIGYDLYIEMLHEAISEISGQEIPEVTDTQIDLPINAFIPATWIVNREEKLEAYKSATECSNNNELTELATDWVNRYGSLPKPVESLIMLMKLKLLAKKCGFNKIKLKKPNILIETKLKNSTFKILKNSLSTSVQNKFNFDEREQFSIITIRGIGVTEIQNQIDQLMFWFESFVQEIKNFDKDLNIKKN; encoded by the coding sequence ATGAGTTTAAATACTTTAATTAATTATATTTCAAACTCACAAATTACTTATGAATTAATTAAAAGAGTTTCAAAAAATAGAGAATTAAATATTATTGGTTCAAGTAGATATGCAAAATCAATAATCTTAGATAGCATATCAAAAAAAGAAAATAAAAATATATTATTAATTTGTCCAAATATAGAAATTGCCTATAAATGGATTGGTTATTTTGAAAGCATAAATGATAAAGAAGTTTTATATTATCCACCCACAGAGCATCTTCCATACTCATCAATTAATAAATCTAAGGAGATTGAATTTACTCAGCTCACTGTTTTAGCCAAATTAATAAAAAAAGAGAGAAAAGAACTTAATATTGTCATATCAACAGAGAGATCACTTCAACCACATCTAATAAATAAAAATTTATTAATTGAAAACAAGTTAGATTTGCAAAAAGGAATTCGAATTGAAATTCAAGAATTAGCAAATAAACTTACTTTACTAGGCTATAAAAAGGAAGATGTCACCTCTACAGAAGGGTTCTGGAGTAGGAGAGGAGAAATAGTAGATATTTATCCTGTAAATAATGAGTTACCTATAAGATTAGAATTTTTTGATAATGTTATTGAGAAAATAAGAGAATATGATCCAAATACACAAAAAACCCTTGAGAGTATCAACAATATTGAAATAATACAGGCTGGATTAGATTTACTAATAAAAGATAAGTTAAATAATTTATCTAAGAACAGAATTTTTAATTCAGAAGATACAAATAAAAATAATCTTGATCGTTATTTGGGAATAATAGAAAAAGAGCCCTCAAATATAATAGATTTTATAAATAAGGAAACAATTCTCGTAATTGATGAATCAGAAGATTGTGAAAAATTCGCAAATAATTGGTATCTAGATTCAGAAAGTAATTTTGATAATTGTGCCTTTGAATTAAATGAAAACCTTAAAAATAACGGTATTAATCGGAAGGCTAAACCAAATTTGCATTTAAAGTTTGACAAAATATTAAATTCACTGAAAAATTTTAATTTAATAAAATTTCATGAATTTGAAACTAAAAATAATATTAATAATAGGTTTTTATTAAACGATAAAAGAATTAATTCATACTCTAAGAATATAGGGAAATTATCTATTGATATAAACAAAAATATAAATAACAAAGAAAAAGTTTGGATATTATCAGCCCAGCCATTACGAACTAGAACTTTACTTTTTGAACATGAATGTAATACAAACTTTTTAAATAATCCTTATGATATTGATGAAGCATCGAAGTCAATTAATAATTCGACTCCATTAATTGTAAAAAATAAGAATAATTATGAAATAGAGGGTTTTTATCTACCGATATGGAAAATTGTTCTCATAACAGATAAAGAATTATTTTCACAACAATCACTCTTTAATAATGTATTCATAAGAAGAAAAAAAAGAAGTATTAATTCAAATATAAATGTTAATAAGATTAGTCCAGGTGATTACATAGTTCATAAAAATCATGGAATAGGAAAATTTTTAAAAATAGAAAAAATAAATATAACTGGAGATTCAAGAGATTATTTAGTCATTCAGTATCAAGATGGGAAAATAAGTGTTGCCGCTGATCAACTTGGGAGTATCAACAGATATAGAGCAAGCGGAAAAATAAAGCCAAAAATTAACAAATTAGGAGGGACGGAATGGGAAAGGATAAAAGATAAAAATAAGAAACAAATCAAAAAAGTTGCTTTCGATATTTTAAAACTTTATGCAAAAAGAGAGAAACTTAAGGGTCATATATATCCAGCAGATGGTCCTTGGCAAGATGAATTGGAGGAATCATTCCCCTATCAACCAACACCAGATCAAATTACTGCTGTAAAAGAAATAAAATCTGATATGGAAAGTGATAAGCCAATGGATAGGTTAGTTTGTGGAGATGTAGGATTTGGCAAAACAGAGGTGGCTGTAAGGGCTATTTTTAAGGCTATTACATCAGGCAAGCAGGTAATTTTACTAGCACCTACAACAATCCTAGCTCAGCAACATTGGAGAACAATACATAATAGATTTTCACCTTACCCAATAAAAGTTTCATTACTTAATAGATTCAAAACTGTTAATGAGAGAAAGGAAATCTATGAAGGATTAAAAAATCAAAAAATTGATTTAGTAGTAGCAACGCACCAAATATTAGGAAAAGAAATTGAAATAGATAATTTAGGACTACTTGTTATTGATGAAGAACAAAGATTTGGAGTAAGGCATAAGGAGAAAATTAAAAAAATAAAAACCAACTTAGACGTTTTAACTCTATCGGCAACTCCAATCCCAAGAACTCTTTATATGAGCTTATCTGGACTGAGACAAATGAGTTTACTAAATACTCCTCCTCCATCAAGAAGATCAATTAAAACATATTTATCTGAAATAGATATGGATGTAATAAGAACTGCGATTAACCAAGAACTTGATAGGGGTGGTCAAATATTTTATGTTCTTCCAAGAATTTCTGATATTGATCAAGCTGTAAATAAATTAAAAAATATGTTTCCAATCTTAAAAATTATTGTTGCTCATGGACAAATGAACGAGACAGATCTTGAAAATGCAATGATCGCTTTTAACAATGGAGAAGTTGATCTTATGGTATGTACAACAATAATTGAGAGTGGATTAGACATTCCTAATGTTAATACGATAATTATTGAAGATTCTCACAAATTTGGACTTTCTCAGCTTTACCAACTTAGAGGAAGAGTGGGTAGAAGCGGAATACAAGCACATGCATGGTTATTCTATCCAAATATTAATAAAATCAATGATGCTGCAAAACAAAGATTGAAAGCGATAAAAGATTTCTCGGAACTAGGAAGTGGATACCAACTCGCAATGAAAGATATGGAAATAAGAGGAGTTGGAAGCTTACTAGGAGAAGAACAAAGTGGAAAGGTTAATGCTATTGGATATGATTTATACATAGAAATGCTCCATGAGGCTATTTCAGAAATAAGTGGGCAAGAAATACCAGAAGTTACCGATACACAAATTGATCTTCCAATAAATGCATTTATACCTGCAACATGGATAGTAAACAGGGAAGAAAAACTTGAGGCTTATAAATCTGCTACTGAATGCTCAAATAATAATGAATTAACTGAATTAGCTACAGACTGGGTAAATAGATATGGTTCCTTACCCAAACCTGTTGAGTCATTGATTATGTTAATGAAACTAAAATTACTCGCTAAAAAATGTGGTTTTAATAAGATCAAACTTAAAAAGCCAAACATCTTAATAGAGACTAAATTAAAAAACTCTACTTTTAAAATTCTAAAAAACTCATTGTCAACTAGTGTTCAAAATAAATTTAATTTTGATGAAAGGGAACAGTTTTCGATAATAACTATAAGGGGTATAGGAGTTACTGAAATTCAGAATCAAATTGATCAATTAATGTTCTGGTTTGAGTCTTTTGTTCAAGAAATAAAAAATTTTGACAAAGATCTCAATATCAAAAAAAATTAA
- a CDS encoding DUF4335 domain-containing protein, with amino-acid sequence MQNKLSFHQSSVSLEIIGLPDYSNNENKDQISIISQWKLNIIDKPLIEGKIEHLRPIMNAFYIYSNLLIKNEIPKYESKLIDIKADNLHIHNIVLKSSKPNVKPLTLKIGNSLLSDTINCFDQLNESSKINIRNGCVSNNFSKKIKFRLNKVKFFRFFMPPFIAICSLFLFSSTLIYFYNPAEDKEKNELINQK; translated from the coding sequence ATGCAAAATAAATTATCATTTCATCAATCTTCTGTAAGTCTCGAAATTATCGGATTGCCAGATTATTCAAATAATGAAAATAAAGACCAAATATCAATAATTTCTCAATGGAAACTAAATATAATTGATAAACCACTCATCGAAGGGAAAATTGAGCATTTAAGGCCTATAATGAATGCCTTTTATATTTATTCAAATCTTTTAATCAAAAACGAAATCCCAAAATATGAGTCTAAATTAATTGATATAAAAGCTGATAATCTCCATATTCATAATATTGTTCTCAAGAGTTCTAAACCAAATGTAAAACCATTAACTTTAAAGATTGGTAATTCATTGTTGTCAGATACAATAAATTGTTTTGATCAGTTAAATGAATCATCAAAAATCAATATAAGAAATGGTTGCGTTTCTAATAATTTTTCAAAAAAAATAAAATTTAGATTAAATAAAGTGAAATTTTTTAGATTCTTTATGCCTCCATTTATTGCAATTTGTTCTTTATTTCTATTCTCTTCAACTTTAATTTATTTTTATAATCCTGCAGAAGATAAAGAAAAAAATGAATTAATAAATCAAAAATAA
- a CDS encoding DUF3038 domain-containing protein → MFSTRTITVLNKGNQISRQSIEKLDLLLLILETIDLNGIQSLYAFSNRLNLNEFFPNKVSIWKIRNNNPLRKSYVKNNIKLDEFDALIKITAEMSRYLYPYIREILKSKEDLKKNSVIWNDFNKRFIELINERFNIESMRVKKLINQAENDEIIIKSLFTLSLCISNQGYQKLKFFLFDY, encoded by the coding sequence ATATTTTCAACAAGAACTATTACTGTTTTAAATAAAGGAAATCAGATATCAAGACAATCGATAGAAAAGCTTGATTTATTATTATTGATTCTAGAAACTATTGATTTAAATGGTATTCAATCACTTTACGCCTTTTCAAATAGACTTAATCTAAATGAATTTTTTCCTAATAAAGTTTCAATTTGGAAAATAAGGAATAATAATCCATTGAGAAAATCTTATGTTAAAAACAATATTAAACTTGATGAATTTGATGCCTTAATTAAAATCACCGCTGAAATGTCTAGATATCTTTATCCTTATATCAGAGAGATTCTTAAATCTAAAGAAGATCTAAAAAAGAATTCAGTTATTTGGAATGATTTTAATAAGAGATTTATTGAGCTTATTAATGAAAGGTTTAACATAGAAAGTATGAGGGTTAAAAAGCTTATAAATCAAGCAGAAAATGATGAAATTATTATTAAATCTTTGTTTACCTTATCCCTTTGTATCTCAAATCAGGGTTATCAAAAGTTGAAGTTTTTTTTATTCGATTATTAA
- a CDS encoding DUF2949 domain-containing protein, producing the protein MNNYVSKEMIIFLINEIGLDESSIELGIKLSSKNNTPLPILLWSYGILTIEELDKLYSFLFQNIE; encoded by the coding sequence ATGAATAATTATGTATCTAAAGAGATGATAATTTTTTTAATAAATGAAATAGGTTTAGATGAGTCATCAATTGAACTTGGTATTAAGTTATCTTCGAAAAATAACACCCCATTGCCAATCTTATTATGGAGTTATGGAATACTAACTATTGAAGAACTTGATAAGTTATATTCATTTTTATTTCAAAATATCGAATAA
- a CDS encoding FAD-dependent monooxygenase has protein sequence MKKKLNFKIVGSGPTGLLLSIALSKFDCNIFLTDLLTKDRLIDKDRTYAITHSTRKILSKFRLWEKLKPFLFGFDTLSISDSITSAKTNLSISDLDDDISSAENIGWVVKHSDLMKVFFQEIDNYENIFFMTPQILLRKKILFDYQFLSTGANSLDKKLVDFVDIKKSYNQSCLTFKVSLRGNCEKRAYEIFRKEGPLALLPLGKNLYQVIWTSSTLKAVERLNSDKNFLMDNLSTILPDEFKLDQIIGEFNIFPVSLTLNLPVLNFKKLVFVGDAFHTFHPVGGQGLNTCWRDVNTIFDLFNKNFATTKMHLILFKFKYFTSRILDIVITIFITDSLISIFANRNIFLFPIRKFSFLLLNKFLLIRKLVLNQMTKSLIYSRIK, from the coding sequence ATGAAAAAAAAATTAAATTTTAAAATTGTTGGTTCGGGTCCAACGGGTTTATTACTTTCAATTGCACTTTCAAAATTTGATTGCAATATTTTTTTAACTGATTTATTAACAAAAGATAGATTAATTGATAAAGATAGAACTTATGCAATTACTCACTCAACAAGAAAAATCTTATCAAAATTCAGACTTTGGGAAAAATTAAAACCATTCTTATTTGGCTTTGATACCCTTTCAATTTCAGATAGCATAACTTCTGCTAAAACCAACTTATCAATTTCTGATTTAGATGATGATATAAGTTCTGCTGAAAATATTGGCTGGGTAGTTAAACATTCAGATCTTATGAAAGTATTTTTTCAAGAGATTGATAATTATGAAAATATTTTTTTTATGACGCCACAGATATTGTTACGTAAAAAAATATTATTTGATTATCAATTCCTTTCAACAGGGGCAAATTCACTTGATAAAAAATTGGTTGATTTTGTAGATATAAAAAAATCTTATAATCAATCTTGTTTAACTTTTAAAGTTTCTCTAAGAGGTAATTGTGAAAAGCGTGCTTATGAAATTTTCCGAAAAGAAGGTCCACTTGCATTATTACCCTTAGGAAAAAACTTATATCAAGTAATTTGGACCTCTAGTACATTAAAGGCTGTTGAAAGGTTAAATTCTGATAAGAATTTTCTAATGGATAATTTATCAACCATCTTGCCTGATGAATTTAAGTTAGATCAAATTATTGGAGAATTTAATATTTTCCCTGTTTCGTTAACCTTAAATTTACCAGTTTTAAATTTTAAAAAATTAGTTTTTGTAGGGGATGCATTTCATACTTTTCATCCTGTGGGTGGTCAGGGTCTTAATACTTGTTGGAGAGATGTTAATACTATTTTTGATCTTTTTAATAAAAATTTTGCTACTACCAAGATGCATTTGATCTTATTTAAATTTAAGTATTTTACAAGCAGGATTTTAGATATCGTAATTACTATTTTTATAACTGATTCTTTGATTTCAATTTTTGCAAATAGGAACATTTTTTTATTTCCAATAAGAAAATTTTCATTTTTACTTTTAAATAAATTTCTATTAATAAGAAAATTAGTTCTTAATCAAATGACTAAATCACTCATTTACTCAAGAATTAAATAA
- the dapB gene encoding 4-hydroxy-tetrahydrodipicolinate reductase, with the protein MTENSQKPIPVLVSGALGRMGSEVVNTVLNSTDCELVAAIDINEKNNGSNISELLKVKNCDIFVSNDFEGTLCSVSQNYRNKNIKPVLVDFTHPNSVYENTRSAIAYGISPVVGTTGLSSSQIKDLSVFAQKASVGCAIIPNFSVGMVLLQQAASVAARFYDNIELIEMHHNQKADSPSGTCIKTAEMIEEYPKKFNQNLVKESESLKGVRGGLRDSGINIHSVRLPGLLAHQLVIMGSPGETYTIKHDTIDRKAYMPGVLQAIKKIGSYETLIYGLEKLIF; encoded by the coding sequence ATGACTGAAAATTCTCAAAAACCTATACCAGTACTAGTATCCGGAGCTTTAGGCAGAATGGGTAGCGAAGTTGTGAATACAGTATTAAATTCCACAGATTGTGAACTTGTTGCAGCAATTGACATAAATGAAAAGAACAATGGTTCAAATATTTCTGAATTATTAAAGGTAAAAAATTGTGATATTTTTGTTTCTAACGATTTTGAAGGAACTTTATGTTCTGTTAGCCAAAATTATAGAAATAAAAATATAAAACCTGTTCTTGTTGATTTTACTCATCCTAATTCTGTATATGAAAATACCAGATCAGCTATCGCCTACGGTATTTCACCAGTGGTCGGAACCACAGGACTTTCTTCTTCGCAAATAAAAGACTTGTCTGTTTTTGCTCAGAAGGCATCTGTTGGTTGTGCAATAATTCCTAATTTTTCAGTAGGGATGGTTCTTCTTCAGCAGGCAGCATCTGTAGCTGCAAGATTTTATGACAATATTGAATTAATAGAGATGCATCATAATCAAAAAGCTGATTCCCCTAGTGGTACTTGTATAAAAACTGCAGAAATGATTGAAGAGTACCCAAAAAAATTTAATCAGAATTTAGTAAAAGAGTCTGAGTCATTGAAAGGTGTGCGGGGAGGTCTCAGAGATTCAGGAATTAATATACATTCTGTACGATTACCAGGGTTATTAGCACATCAATTAGTAATTATGGGATCTCCAGGTGAAACTTATACAATTAAGCATGACACTATTGATAGAAAGGCATATATGCCAGGTGTTCTACAGGCTATTAAAAAAATAGGTAGTTATGAAACTTTAATTTACGGACTTGAAAAATTGATTTTCTAA